TTCCGATTTTGTTATTAACAGTATCTCTCTGATATTTGACAACATTAAAACAGACAAAGGATAGTAAATCATGGGTTTGTCGTATATGGGAATGAGATGTTTGCTTATCCCTTTAGTTATGGGATACAGCCTTGTTCTGTTTCCACCAGCTAAAACAATACCCTTCATGTCAAGTCCCCCTAAGAGTTAAAAATATTTTCCCAAAGCTCTCTACATCGTTCTTCTGAAAATTCTCTTCCTATAATCTCTCTATTTTTAGCTTTTAAAGATTCATCAATGTATACAAACTCTTCAAAGCTTAATTTATCTATACTATAGGTATCATACACAGTTATGCCGATTCTTTCAAAATAATCCCAAGTCGTCACATCTTTTCTTATATACACCTTTTTGCCTAAATATAACAGTGTTTTTATATTCCCTAGGGCTTGTTGCCTATTATGATTAAAAACAGCAATATCAACCGAATTTAAAATTTTAGCATATTCTGCTGGGGGTAAAAAGTCAACCAGAGGTTTAAATTTATCTCCGTACAACCTCTTACCATTTTCAATAACTTCCTTAGCCCATTCTTTTTCTCCGTAAGATAGAGGTATAATGATTTCAATATCCTCATCTTTGAACTTTAATAATTTATTTAAAACTTCAATATGATTATTTGTCGGATTGGCAGAATTTCCCACTAAGATTGTTATAGTACTTTTATCTTTGTAATCACCATCAAAATCTAGATTCTCATAGACTATAGGGCTGGGATAAAATGCTTTCATATGTCGCGCCTTTGTAGGATACCACTTTCTTGCTAATTCATATTCTCCTTCGTTATTTGTAATTATTACCTTTATATTTTTAATTATAATCTTTCTCATAAATTCACCTAGATTTGATCTAAAGCTTTTTACCCTAGTCTCATGATAATATAGATCTCCTCCCCAAATAACCCAGTAACACTTTTTTAAGATGCCAAGCCTGATAAAAAGAGCAGGTACAATTTCTGTAAAAATACCGTGCAAGATTATTTTATCAGCTATAAACATCTCTTTATGAAAGAAAAACATGTCTTTGCTCTTTCTCTTAACAAAGAAAACGTTCTCTTGCTTGTTAACCTTAAAACTGTTACCTTCACACACTACCAAAAAATCGTGTTCTTCCTTTGGAAAATATTTGTTCATAAAATCTATAAATCTCACTGTGTAGACAGAATTAGGTAACAAGTGCACTATCTTCTTCATTTTAATATATTCTCCAATCCCGCCAAAAAGATTATTAAAACAACTTTGATATAACTATTATAACCTAACTCAAACTATTTTGAAAGTCAATTTAGTTTCTAAAAGCTCTCCTAAAAAATATCAAAGAATCTAAAAAAATCAAAAGTGAAAGTACCCGAAAAATTAAGACACCTGTCTTAAAAAATAAGACAGAACTGTATGAAATTTTCAGACAAAACTGTCTTAAAAAATAGGACATTATATAATACATAATACAAGAAACATATATTATTTTCAGAAAAATTTTTCTGATTTTATCTCACACAAGATTTCCAAAAAAATTGCAAAAACAGACAAATATTTTGCGGATATTAATTATAGAGAAAAGAAAATATCTTATACAAAAAACTATGAGGTGAAATTATGAATATTTTCGATCTAGTAAACATTTTCTTTGAAGAAGACAAAAAGAGTAAACTTCCTTCTTCTTCAGCAAAGTTATATTTTTTCTTAATTTATCAAGCGAACAAACTATTTTGGGAAGGCCCTTTAATACTCTCAATTAGACATTTATCAAATCAACTAAAACTTGACAAAAACACAGTTGTAAAATCCTTAAAAGAATTATACAAAAGAAAACTCATAACCTACTACCCATCAGAATACTTTCAAAAAGCTAATCATACTTCTATTTGGTTTCCACAATCCAGTCTAAAGACAAAAAATAATAAAGAGGTGAAAAATCTTGTTAAATACACAACCACAAAAGAAAACAAATACTCCAACTATTTCTAATAACAATTGCCCATGTACAAAACCATACAACTGCCTTACCAACGGAATAATTGATCATGCATTTTGCAACAAATACGCAAATTACTTAAAAGCCATCAGTTACTTCAACGATGTTGTGCCAAAAATATATTCTGACGTTTCTTTCACTAATTTCGTTATAAAAAACGCGATTATAAAAAAAGCAGTGTATAAAAGCGTCTACTTTGTAGATCACAAATTGTGGCAAAAAGGCAGTGGCTTGATTCTATATGGAGGTTGCGGCACAGGAAAATC
The genomic region above belongs to Petrotoga sp. 9PWA.NaAc.5.4 and contains:
- a CDS encoding TDP-N-acetylfucosamine:lipid II N-acetylfucosaminyltransferase → MKKIVHLLPNSVYTVRFIDFMNKYFPKEEHDFLVVCEGNSFKVNKQENVFFVKRKSKDMFFFHKEMFIADKIILHGIFTEIVPALFIRLGILKKCYWVIWGGDLYYHETRVKSFRSNLGEFMRKIIIKNIKVIITNNEGEYELARKWYPTKARHMKAFYPSPIVYENLDFDGDYKDKSTITILVGNSANPTNNHIEVLNKLLKFKDEDIEIIIPLSYGEKEWAKEVIENGKRLYGDKFKPLVDFLPPAEYAKILNSVDIAVFNHNRQQALGNIKTLLYLGKKVYIRKDVTTWDYFERIGITVYDTYSIDKLSFEEFVYIDESLKAKNREIIGREFSEERCRELWENIFNS